In Capra hircus breed San Clemente chromosome 5, ASM170441v1, whole genome shotgun sequence, the DNA window GTATACTTCCTATATACACGGGAGATACCCAGGAAAACTAAGACTTTCTTGACATTATCTACCCTTCTCTTCCCTGTTCAGAGACAAATGGACATTTCCCTTGTAAATGGCTCTTACAAAAGGGTAACCTCTACTCATTTTTCAGAGCTTCTCTGCTGCCTGCTGTTCCTTAAAAATAGTCCTTATGCCAAAGAAGCATATGTTGGGGTGTCATGTTCTGCTCCCCTCCAGGAAGGACAGGCTGCCCGAAACAGGCCTGCGCTGCCAGGGTGCAGTGGGATACGGTGAAATCCTTCATTTGGCGGTGCAGCTGGAAGGAGGGTCCACAGTGAACTTTCAGAGGGTGGTCCACCGGGAGCCCAGGCCTCAAGTACTTGTTCTTCATTCAAACAGGCTTTGTTAAGCTCCTTTCCTATGAACCAGAAGCCTGTGTGTTGGGGCGGCGGCGGGAGGGAGCAGCGGAGACACAGccgtgtgcagaacagcccctgCCTTCAGGAAGCTCACTGCCTAGCGGAGGAGACAAATAGTTAAAGTGGCAATCTTACAACTGTTTCTGAAACTACACCAGCAGACGTTCTGAGAGTAAACTTTTGGGACTGTGAGATGTAGAACAGGGGAGGCGATTTAAGCTTAGCCTTGGGATAGCGTTTTTCACTTCTCCAGGTACTAGGGCGAGGAGGGAGTGGTCCAGCACTTACAGGATGAGTGCTTCAAAAAAAGCCAGGCTTGGGTGGTGGCGGCGGTGAGGGCTGGAAACGTCCTGGCAAATGCCCGCGGGGGCCCGGTGGCGGCGGCCCCAGGGCCTCGCGGGGGTCAGAAGTGGGGCGGGggtccccggtggcccagtggcttCGGCCAGCCTGCTTCGCTCCCGGCCCCACCGTGTGGGGGCGCTGCCTCCTCCCTGGCGGCTGGGGGCGCTGCGGCCGAGCGGCGGGGGGCGCTGCCTCCTCCGGGACGGCGGGGGGCGCTGCGGGCCGGGCGGTGGGGGCGGCCCGGGCCGGCGCGGCGAGCGGCGCGGCGGATGGAGAGTCTGGCCGCGGCCGGCGGCGCCGCCTCCTCGTCGGGCCGGGCACGGCGGGCCGGGGCCTTTGTGTGAGGCGGCGGCGGCGATGGTGCTCGGGCCCCGCGGAGCCGGGTAAGCGCGGCCAGGCCGAGGGCTGCCCTGGCCGAGGCCCGACCCTCGTCCCGGCCTTTCTCTCGCTCTCTCTGGGCTCCCTCCCGCCCGCTGCCCTCGGCCGGATCCATCCTCCCCCGCCGCGCGCCGACCCCCGCCGGCCCCGCCGCCGATCCTTTCGACCCCCGGCCGGCCCCGCGCCCCGCCGCCACCCCCTCGCCCCCGCCCGAGGTCGTCTTGAGGAATTCCCGGCTGTTTGGGGGAAGGGACCGAGGTGCTCGATGCCCCCTAGATGGAGTGCCCCAACCGGATCCAACGCCCTTCCTCCCGAATTCGACCCTCCAGAAGGGAGACCGTGGCGCCGCGCGGTTGTTGGGGTCCCTTCTCAGAAGTTCCGAATCCGTTCCCTCCCACTGCCGCTCGGGCTTCCCGGTGCCCCGACCTGCTGACCGTTGGTGTGTGGCCATCAGGGCCCCGGAGATCCTTCGCTGGTACCCAACAAAGCTCAGAGGCTTCCTGGGCCCCAGAAAAAGTTGGGAGTTAGTCCAGTGTCGTGAGGTGGAGCAAGGGGGCTGTGTTGCACAGGGCGAGTCGTGAGGCTGAAGGAGAGGGCAACGAGTTTGGCTTTTTTCTGGTCTGCAGGACTCAGAAAGGGGGGGAAATGGTACTGCGCAAGCCTTCAGGAGTTACCTGTGTAATTGGGTAGCTTCTTATCCCAAACCCTATCGCAAGGCATCAGGTAAATCTCTCAGTTCCGGTCAATATAAGCATAGCTCCTGAAAagggtggggaaaaaaagacctGAAGAGTATTTAGGTAATTCTAAATACCGTAGTTGTGTTCTTTACTTCTGGGGCTTCACCCACAGGCTACAGAGAGTGTGATAGAACACTATCTGAATGGCCCTGGGCTAAGACGCAGGTAGCTTAGATAGGGAAAGATGGGAACTCAAGAATAAACAAGTGATTTATTTTAGAGCCTGAAAGAACACAGCagtaagaggaaaggaaagagtaaAGCATCTTTTCCCTAGTAGCTAATGGAGCTTGATAATTGTGTTCACCTATGTGTATGGCATTTGGCCTAGTAAGGGAAGAGAATATACTCGGTGAGATAGGAAAGCTTGTATTCAGGAAGAAATTAGGAAATTAATATGAGAAAAGTTCGAACCAGTTGCTTGGGTAATGAAATATAAGAAGGTATCAAGAGAATACTTTGGCTTTAAAGCACTAGCTTCTGTCCAGTCAGGCCTCCAGCTTCTCTTAGAGAAGAATTTATCAgattttttccaatatttttagatttttttgtgaTCACTCTCTTGGGGGATGTGCAGGGAGAAAGGTTACTGCCCCATCACTTCTGCTGTCATCGTCCCCTCCAGCAGAATGGAGCAAGTGTATGTCCATTCACGCTTGCTCTCTACCTGGGGCTATTGTCCCGCAGAGCTCTTCACCTACAAGGATGTGTTTGGCCATCCACCTTATCCTTTTGCTATCCGCAGATTAACTGTGCTGATAAGGAGGCAACTTCACAGGAGCTGCTAAGATGGGCATGAGGATCAAACTGCAAAGCACCAACCACCCCAACAACCTGCTGAAAGAACTCAACAAGTGCCGGCTCTCAGAGACCATGTGCGATGTCACCATCGTGGTGGGGAGCCGTTCCTTCCCGGCCCACAAAGCCGTGCTGGCCTGCGCAGCTGGCTACTTCCAGAATCTCTTCCTCAACACTGGGCTTGATGCTGCCAGGACCTATGTGGTGGACTTCATCACCCCTGCCAACTTCGAGAAGATTCTAAGCTTTGTCTACACGTCGGAACTCTTCACGGACCTGATCAACGTCGGGGTCATCTACGAGGTAGCAGAGCGTCTGGGTATGGAGGATCTCCTCCGGGCCTGTCACTCCACCTTTCCTGACCTGGAGAGCACTGCCGTGGCCAAGCCCCTGACCAGCACCAGCGAGAACCACTCTGGTACCCCGAGTTGTAGCTCAGCAGAACCCCCCCATCCCCTTGGAGAACTCCGGGGGGGTGGGGAGCACTTTGGTCCTGATAGAAACTATGCGTTACCTAGTGATGCTGGAGGAAACTATaaagaggaggagagaaatgTTACCAGTGACACTAACCAGAGCCTGCAGCCGCTGCCGCCAAAGACAGAAGACCACGATGCCCCTGCTCCGTTCACCTCTGTCCCCAGCGTGGTGACCCAGCCAGGCCTGGGCACTGTCAGCACGGGCATCCAAACCAGCACCAGCTCCTGCCAGCCATACAAAGTCCAGAGCAATGGAGACTTCAGTAAGAACAGCTTCTTCACTCCTGACAATGCAGTAGACATTACCACTGGGACCAACTCCTGTCTGGGCAACAGCGACCATTCCAAAGACCCAGGCTTTGGACAGATGGATGAGCTCCAACTGGAGGACCTGGGGGATGACGACTTGCAGTTTGAAGACCCCACCGAGGAGATTGGCACAGCTGAGGAGGTGATTGAATTGAGTGACGACAGTGAGGATGAGCTAACTTTTGGAGAGAGTGAAAACCGAGAGAATAAGGCCATGCCCTGCCAGGTATGCAAGAAGGTTCTAGAGCCCAACATTCAGCTGATCCGACAACATGCTCGGGACCACGTGGACCTGCTGACTGGCAACTGCAAGGTCTGTGAGACCCATTTCCAGGACCGGAACTCCCGGGTCACGCATGTTCTCTCCCACATCGGTattttcctcttctcctgcgACATGTGTGAAACTAAGTTCTTTACCCAGTGGCAACTGACCCTCCACCGACGGGATGGAATATTTGAGAACAACATCATCGTCCACCCCAATGACCCCTTGCCTGGGAAGCTGGGTCTCTTTGCAGGGGCAGTCTCTGCGGAGCTGAAATGTGCTGCCTGTGGGAAGGCATTGGCCAAAGATTTCCACGTGGTCCGGGGCCATATCCTTGACCATCTGAACCTGAAGGGCCAGGCCTGCAGCGTCTGTGACCAGCGCCACCTCAACCTCTGCAGCCTCATGTGGCACACACTTTCCCACCTTGGCATCTCTGTCTTCTCTTGCTCTGTGTGTGCAAACAGCTTTGTGGACTGGCATCTCCTGGAGAAGCACATGGCTGTGCACCAAAGCCTGGAAGATGCCCTCTTCCACTGCCACTTGTGCAGCCAGAGCTTCAAGTCAGAGGCTGCCTATCGCTACCATGTCAGCCAGCACAAGTGCAACAGTGGCCTTGACACACGGCCTGGTTTTGGACTCCAGAACCCAGCCCTCCAGAAGCGGAAGCTGCCGGCAGAGGAGTTCCTGAGTGAGGAACTGGTGCTGCAGGGCCAACCTGGGAACAGCAAGTATAGCTGCAAGGTGTGCGGCAAAAGGTTTGCCCACACGAGTGAGTTCAACTACCACCGGCGGATCCACACGGGCGAGAAGCCGTACCAGTGTAAGGTGTGCCACAAGTTCTTCCGAGGCCGCTCGACCATCAAGTGCCACCTGAAGACGCACTCGGGGGCTCTCATGTATCGCTGCACAGTCTGTGGCCACTACAGCTCTACCCTTAACCTCATGAGCAAGCACGTCGGTGTGCACAAAGGCAGCCTCCCACCTGACTTCACCATCGAGCAAACCTTCATGTACATTATTCATTCCAAAGAAGCGGAAAAGAACCCAGACAGCTGACTGGGTCCCAGCAGAGCCAGGGGGAGCTCCAGGCGGCAGCCAGGACATTGGTTTTCTAATGGCTGTTGGTCCTGCCCCAGCTGAAGTTACAGTTTTGCCTTGCTAGGAATTCTGTTCTGTCCTGTGTTTAAAGAAGACAAAATACATAGCACATGAACACTAACTGTGTCTGAGAAGCAGCGGCCCTGTCATGTTTACCTCCTTACCTGTTCTTGTCCGTGGAGGGCTGTGTCTTTGATTCTTTGGAGGCTGGTTTTGGGATCTCATCAGGCAGTTGGTGTCAGCTAGATTCCCTTCCCCAGCCTCTTGAGTTTTAGTTTACTGATAGGTTTTATGCTGCTAAGAATCCAACCAACAGCCTCACTGAACAGAGGAGGTGGAGAGAGGTTTTCACTGTGGGTATTACTGCCGGACCTCCAACCGGGACAGCCAGCTAGGAGAGATTTTGGGAATGTGgtcattcagaaaagaaaaggcagctCACCCTTGGGTGCTGGTCCCATCCCTTAGCAGGGCTGTCAGGGATGAGGGGCCTGCTTGTTCCAGGGCTCTAATCTGCTGATTGGACAGGAAAATCTCTTGGCAGCTAGATCCAAACCGGGGACAGAGCTTTGTGTTTAGGTCTGAAAGCCTTGGGATGAATCCTTGCCAGCTGCAAGAGGTGTCCTGCAGTGCTGCTGAAAGCAGCAGCCTGGGATGCACAGGAAGGGAGATTTCTCTTTTCcccccaattccaaagaaatggGATCTTACAGAGTGGTAGCCCAGGATGTCAGGACTTCCCCGTGGGCAAAAGAGACAGGGAGCCACTTTGATATAGTCATCAATCATCTGGCCTCCCTCGACCCCGAGTTGCTTGGTGGAAGGGTGGGGATGTCTCTGAAGCAGCAGCCTTGCCTTAATTTGCATCCAGTCTCCCACCTAGAAGTGTTTTTGGCCTATAGTGTAGATGCGAAGACCCCATGAGGTGGAGGGGTGGACTGTGAGCCCTTCAGGATTAAAGGGACCCGAGTAGCTGGATGTACATTCTGTCTGTCCCAGTCAGGTAACCTATTGTTTACTTTGTGCTAACTGGGCCAGAGTTTTGGCAGCTCACCTTTGACCTGCTGGATTTATCCTGGTCTGTCATTGCATGGCCACCAGAGGGCGCTATTGACCAACAGCTGGTTCAAGCCCTCTCCAGGTGACTGGGTAATGGATCTGCCCAGTCGTGGTTGCTGGTTGACTCTGTTCTTATTTGCCTTTTGAGGGGATCTTGCCCAAAGAAGGCTTGAGGGAGAGAGCCCTCGGAACTCGCATCTCACAAGGTGGCACCTCCAAAACCCATACTACCTCACCTGCTCAGGCGAGCTCTGGGGGTCCCTGGCCCTGACCCTGCCCCTCGTGGGACTCAGCAGCACTCCGGGCTGTTTTACAAGCAAGTAGTTTTAATTAACTCACAAAGCCTTTTTggacattaatatttatttatttttgtttttgtgtacaTATTACCCAGCATCTCTGTTGGCTAAGAGACTTCAGGAAAATGAGCTTCTCCCCAGCAAGTAGCCATATTCCAGGGGACAGTCCTGGCCAGATATTTGGGGAACAGGGGCTTGAACTAGGGGAGAACAGGTCAAGCCTTTAAACAAGCAAATGCTTTTCTCTCCAGATAAGTCTCTTGCAGAATAAACCCAGGGAGCCCTTTAGGGAATGGATGTAAATTCTAGAAAGTTAAGGCTTGTTAAATCCTTGGACCTTTTATCCCCTTCCCATCCTGTGGTTGAGTAGGTTGGGGGCTGGGTTGGGATAAGATCACGTGAAGGCCCTGTTTGCatattttctcattcttcctGAAGTTGGGAAGTTATAGTAACACGTACAAGTAAACCAAAGCCCTGGCCCTTTTGGACTTGCCCCCAGATCTCCCCCCAGCCCTAACTGATAAAGCCTTGGAGTTTTGTGTGCATAGCTGTCCAGTGAGGTGACCATTACTTGAAGGGACTTGTCAAGTGGCCGGCTTTCACTATCAGAATCCAATGagttaaatgttcccttgggacaTTCTTGTTAGAAAGCAGTGCTGAGACTTTTCATCCCTGACTGACTGCTTCCTTTCTTCCCATTAGTCGTTTCAGAAGGAAAGTGTGTAAAAGACCACAGTCAACTATCTTTTCAGCTTTTCAAGCCTGAGTCGTTTCTCCCAGATTGTGGGTGAGGACTGAGTTTTGAATGGCCAGATTTGAtagtggggctactccctagaaGCCAGCTGGGTAGCTGAGAATGGATCAGTATGCTGGAGAAACCCTTTTCCTTAACAGAGGGTTATCACTGATGCTGGGTAGTCTGTATACTTAACCTGAAACTGTGAAGTTTTCCCTTTTTGCCAGTAAACCAAAAAGCAAATCCTTGAAACTTTACCCCTAACACTAAAAGACTGCACCCGCTGACCCTCCTGAGGCCAAGTGGTTGACCAGGGTGGCTTGGTTGGCTGCAGTCAGACATGTAGCAGGGTCAGTAGCTCATGAGGCTCATTGACCAAACACTGTCCCCCACGTGTCCCCCATATTCACACCTCAACCCTTCCTGTTTGGAGTCATGTTTGCTTCCTCTGCCACCAGCCACTCTTCTGTACTCTTTTACTTGAAAAACTATATTGTGGCAAAGGGCACTCTAGGATACCTGGTGGAAGGTATTAATTTTattctgaatttaaaatattttcaattgtcTGTTCATTGGGTCGTGTTGCCCTCTGCCCTGGAGCCCAGTTTAGCACTGTCTTCTGCTGTATCGTTCCAAGGTTCGTTCTGTTTGATCCttgaatgtctcttctttttcatcccccacctttttttcttgttcagtACTCAGGACTGGCTACATAATTTATAGAGCCCTTTGTTTAAAAACGGTTAAGAATTTTGTGGCAACTAGAGCATTAAAGCAAACACAAGGCCATTCTCATCTTGTTTCCTAAGGGAAAGGGTGGTACTCGAATGTtcttgtgttagtcgctcagtcgttctgactctgcgaccccatggactgtagcctgccaggctcctctgtccatgaaattctccaggcaaggatactcggtggggtagccattcccatctcaaggggatcttcccgacccagggatccaacccaggtctcctgcactgcaggcagattctttaccatctgagccaccagggaagcccctgttattCTAATGGCACACTGTAAACAGCTGCTTGTGGCCAGAGGAAGGGATCAGTATCGTGGCACTCCTCTGCCCATCCATGACTCACTGATGCTACAGGACCTGCCGGGAAGCTCTGCTGTACCCTGGTGTTTGGTCCTAAAGTTTCAGACTCCACGGAGTCTCTAGTTCATGGCTAGTTGGGAAGAAaggaggtggggatgggagtCAAGAAATAGGTAAAAATTCTTTTTGACATTCTTCTAGTCTATATGAGTACCCTTTTGTCTCTAGGAAACCTCTGAGTTTAATGACCTTCTCCCCAGTCAGGTTTTGCTGCTGGTGAATATTCTTCTGACCACCTGCTGTGCCCTATCACCCTCCGACCCCCAGACTATTCAACTTTGGAAGTGAATTTACACTTCTTCATATACGGACATGATTTTATTGGCATGGAAGTGGACTGTGCAGAAATGTGCCCATCTGGGAATCCTCGTGTGTCCTTTCCCCCAAATCCTGCACTGAATGAATCAGGAAGCAGGGCACACAGCGTTTGTTTCAATGTGCTTACTCATGGTAAACTTCATatcagaatgaaaatgaaacttttaCTTTGGATGTTTTCTTTAACACCCTTCCCCTGTCCAGtccacctcccctcccacctctacTAGCTACGTCTCTTATGAAACTGAGAAGAGTTGTTGACATTTAACTCCTTCCGTTAAATTAATAAGTACTGACCTCCTAATATTTAAGTGTTTACTATCTATTGCTGTAaagttttgtatattttgtaaacTTCTTTTCTCAAATAGTAGATGTCTAAAATCGTTGTACATCTGATTCTTTTATATTCCATTGTTCAGCACAAAGTGTGGtttttatttagaataaaaaaaaggaaatttgaaaTGGTAGTTCTTTTCCTATTTACTGTGGTCTGCTCATCCCTCACAGTTCAGAGTATCTGGGCCATCACCCTCTCAGTAGCAATATTCTGCTCAGCGGATGCCAGAGTTCTTTCAGGTAGCACATTTCCTTTCCTGTAGCTGGAATTCCCCGGGGTTGACTTGATCTGTTTTTAGTGGAAAATTAACTCAATGACCCAACCTTTTCAGAGGGACCATCTCTAAGGGGAATCTTTTATTGGCCCAGAGAGAGCAGTGGGACTCTACTAATGTCTGGTTGGACCACAGAGTTGGTCACAAATTGTCTTGCTGGTGCCATTCAACATGACACGGTGTGTCGGAATGGAGAAAGGCAGATTCAGAGATGGGGCAGAGGTTTGGCCTAGTTTCGTGAGGTTGGTAACCAACGTTCCCCTACAGAGAGGAGACAGACCTGGAGTTAGGACGTGACATGGTCCCCTTGGTCTCAGGGCACACGGATTTGACCTGGCGCCCATCAGTGCTCAGCAAACACAGAGCTGGGGGCCTTGCTGCCATCAGCCCCTTGCTTGCTTCTCAGGCCCTAAGGAAGTACCTGTGCTATCAGAGTGATCACTGGTTCCCGAAGTGGAGTCTGTAAGAAAAGATGTTGGGAAAGTGGCCTCAGGTAACCAAGAATGTAACAGATGTAGATCTGGGTTTCCTTGAGGGAACTTCTAGAGCCTGATTTGGGGGCGGCAGTGATAAGGGCATTGGATCTGGGCTTGGGTTTTTATGTGGGCACAGGGGAGGAAAGTCTTTATAACACATTCTCTGCATTGTTAGGTTCCTGGAATTCCCTAGTTGAAAAAGGCTTCAGCTCTGTGCTACTGAGCAGCGGTTTGTAGCATGAAGACCCTTTATATAAAAAGACCCTTTTTCAGGTTTGGGTCCAGCGAGCAGAGGGAGTTAAATGGACTTCCCTTGGTGCTCCTGACAAATGGGTTCATACAGTTCTGGAGCACATGTTTAATGCATCTGGTGAATCTGTTTAATGCATCTCAGATTTCCAAGAGCAGAGGGGGAGGCCCTCCAGGTCAGTGAGTAGCTATTCCAAATTAAACATtccagacataactgagcacttGAGCAGGACAGAAGGTCTCAGTGATTGTGTCCACAAGCCCCTCAATTCTCCACCAGCAGGATGCAGAGGCGGAGGGCTCAGGACTGGTGGGCTGGGGCCTGCTCTGAGGCTTTACTTCAGTCAGAGCACTTCGTGGACAAGATCCTAGTTTCCCAAACTGGTATATAGAGCCCTTTCCAGAAGACCTCCATGTTCGCAAGAGGACTTCCGTTCCTGTCTGTAGGCCAACTGTGAATAGAAGTTGCTGGACAGGAAAATTATGAGGAGACTTGGCCAGGAAAAAAGAAGTCTGAGGGTCAAAACTGACTTAGGAGACACCAGGCCTCTGCCCTGTGACAGAATGGAGTATTTCCACTTCCCACCCTCTGCAGGGGCAAGACGGGGGCAGAGCACCCGTGAGTGCAGCTGCTGCCCATCCTGAAGTCTGCTCCCGGAATGGTTGTCCCTTGCTATTTTCCTGGGAtccagagagaaagggagggactgggggcagaagtCTGGAAACGTGCTAGACCCAGAGCTGGGGGCAGAGGGGCTATGAGCAGCATGGACTTAGGGACAGCTCCTCTGCTAGTCGGGGGAGGGGGATCAGGATGGACAAGGAGGAGAGTGTCAGCAAGCCCTTTTCTGAATGGTGGGGGAGGAGAGTCCTCCTAGCGGCCCAGCTGCAGGGTGCCTGTCTCAGACCTCGGCCTCACCCGCCCCTGCTGTCCCCACCCGCTCCATTTATCATCGCATTGAGGATGTACTGCTGGGAAACAGCCTGCTGAGGCCTCCTGGCTCCTTGGCCTCTGGCCTCTTGTCCCTGCAGCCTGCATGATGTGCTGGGAGGTCAACAAGCGCAAACACAAAAGGAAAGTTGTGTGCGGTTCCTGTGGAGCTCACTCTTTCCGGCCGGGGTGGTTTTTGCTGAGCATCTCTTTGGCCTCAGCTCCATTCCCAATCCCAGCTTGCAGTGCAGACTTGTTCAGAGATTCAGAGTCGTGTCTCTCTCTATTCTTTATTTCACCTTTTCCCCTACATCTCTCCCTTCGGCACAGGGATGGTTTCAAATAGTACAACGCCCAGGATCTGCTCTCTTCCcccgcctgcctccctccccatccccacctcaaTATTTGAAGACATACTCAATATTGGCCATGAGCGCTCTGACCTGCTCCCatgctcccccccgcccccccacgcAGATCTCTCACCTACTTCCAGCTTTCTGCTTCACTGGTGGAGGGCACTGGACCCTTCCTCAGCTGGCTACAAGAGACTGGGGAGCGGAGGTGGGTGGGGTGTTTGCTGCCTGGAAGTTCAGgcttgggtggtggtgggggccgGCTGCAGGGGCCTGGATGCCCTCCTTGGTGATGATGATGGAATgctgggtggaggaggaggaggaggaggaggcatgtCTGCCCTCCCTGGCCTGGACCTTGGGAAGGTAATGGACCACGGCGTTGAGGAGCCGGCCCCGGAAGCTCGGGCTGAGGAAGTTATAGAGGATGGGGTTGACAACACAGTGGAGCATGGAGAAGCAGTCAATGATGTCGTAGAAGAAGTAGAGCAGGTGGGCCAGGTAGCAGTGGAGGGAGATGTGGGTGCCGTGGAGTGTGAGCAGCAGCAGGGTCAGGTGGTAGGGCAGCCAGCAGATGACAAAGACGGCTATGTAGGCGCACACCAGCAGGCAGTGGCGCCGGCCCTCGGGCTGTCCTGTCTGCCGGAGCCGGCGGGCCGTCAGCACGTTGAAGATGGCGATGAGGGGCAAGGGCAGCAGGAAGCCCaggatggtggtggacagggccACCACCACGGCCCACGTGCTGTATGTTTCAAAAGGTGCCATGAAGAGGCACATGGGCTCAAAGCTGTCCACCAGCCGGATGTGGACCACCTCGGGCAGCGGGATGAGGGCCGAGAGGACCCAGACCCCGGCACACACGGCCCGGCGCCCTCGGTGCTGGTGGCGCTGCCAGGAGGGAGAGGCATTGGTGAGGGTGACGTAGCGGTCCACGCTGAGGCACACCAGGAAGAAGATGCTGCTGTACATGTTGGCATAGTAGAAATAGTGGGTGAAACGGCAGGAGAAGCTGCCCCAGAGCCAGGTGTAGTCCAGCGTGGCCTCCAGCATCCACACGGGCAGAGACAGGATGATGCCCAGGTCAGCGATGGCCATATTGAGCACGTAGAGACGCAGCAGCCCCGCGCGGGCCGAGCCCCGCCAGTTGACACAGAtcaccaggaggttctccaccaGCCCGACCACGAAGATGGCCAGGTAGAGCACAAAGAGGGCTACGCGCTTGGTGTTCTCGTTGAGCTCCATGTGGCACTCGGGCAGGGTGTGGTTGAAGAAGTGGAGCAGCTCCGTCCAGTTGTAGATCTCTCCCACGTCCCTGGTGGGCACCACGCTGGGCCCTGAGGTGGCCGACATGAGGACTGGCAAGTGCCtaatggggagagggagggctgGAGGAGCAAGGGAGCCTCGAAGGCAGCCTCGTGTCCCCAAGGTCACAGGCCACGGGGGCCAGGAGGTTTTGGGGAAAGATCCTGAGTctgagaggaagaaagggaagtgTAACATTCAAACCATAAATAATTAGCACACAACTCACTGCCAGCTTTGACCCACAAACAGAAATATTCTGTTAAGGGGTCTCCGTGGTGGGAGAAGCCAGAGCCCAACCGCTTTCTTCCCAGCGACCAGTCCCCCTGGGTGGGTTCCATCTCCACTTCTCTCCTGGAGCTTCACTGCTTGGCCCTTTCGTGCAGGCCTTCCTAAGGGGCTCCTGCTTTGTCTCGCTATTTGGGCCTTGCgtgtgggacacacacacacacacacacacacatgcacacatacccacacacacacccctccgcTTCATCCTTGGGGACATCTGTGGATCATGCAGGAAAACCAATCACCTCCAGACCCCACGCCCTGCTTCTCTGAGAGAGGGCGACCCTCACCTGAGCTTCCCTGTCGAGAGCACCTCCAGTTGGGGAGGGCCGGTGGGTCTGGACCGTTGGGGAGCGGCAGGGAGGCTGAAGGGACCGTGGCTGCGGAGCTGGCTCTGCTGCAGGCTTCAGGGCCGCCCTTCTCATCCGGGAAGCAGTATCACTGGCTgaggctctgtgggagagggtcgGGGTTTTTCCTGCCTTCTCCCAATCCAGTTAGAGGGGAAGTCACAGCAAAAGTTCCAGTGTGGTGGTGACAGGGAGGAGTCAGGCTGCAAACATTAAAATCCAGACTCCTGTGGCTGGGTGAACTTACCTCTTTAAGCCTCAGTGCTctcctctgcaaaatggggcAACAATCGTATCTCCTAATAAGGGtgcttgtgagaattaaatgagccaTCAAAGTGACATGCTAAagctttatatatgtatatattttccacTGATAAACGGGATTGGAATCCCACTCTCCCCTGTCTGTCTTGACTCCTACTGAAATAGAACTGGATGGGGGTAGGAAAATAAGTCTGAATATAATCACTCTGGCCCTTCTGCTGAATGGCCACCCTGCCATTCCTCCAGCCTTCATTCTGTGATCTGAGGTGTGactctggagagagagagataagacTGAATGGGGAGGGGACTGTGCTGAGCTTCAGGGAGACTCCTGGATGGTGAACAGCATTCTCCAGCCTCCAAGCTCCACACTGCTCCAGCCAAGGCTTCTTTCTCCCTCCAAGCCGAGGGGAAGGCTCGGAGCCCCAGATGTGTGTTCTTGGTGAGCATCTTGTGTCAGCTGAGCTTTTTCATCTCAGTCATTTGATCCCCCAGGAAcccctgtgg includes these proteins:
- the ZBTB39 gene encoding zinc finger and BTB domain-containing protein 39; translation: MGMRIKLQSTNHPNNLLKELNKCRLSETMCDVTIVVGSRSFPAHKAVLACAAGYFQNLFLNTGLDAARTYVVDFITPANFEKILSFVYTSELFTDLINVGVIYEVAERLGMEDLLRACHSTFPDLESTAVAKPLTSTSENHSGTPSCSSAEPPHPLGELRGGGEHFGPDRNYALPSDAGGNYKEEERNVTSDTNQSLQPLPPKTEDHDAPAPFTSVPSVVTQPGLGTVSTGIQTSTSSCQPYKVQSNGDFSKNSFFTPDNAVDITTGTNSCLGNSDHSKDPGFGQMDELQLEDLGDDDLQFEDPTEEIGTAEEVIELSDDSEDELTFGESENRENKAMPCQVCKKVLEPNIQLIRQHARDHVDLLTGNCKVCETHFQDRNSRVTHVLSHIGIFLFSCDMCETKFFTQWQLTLHRRDGIFENNIIVHPNDPLPGKLGLFAGAVSAELKCAACGKALAKDFHVVRGHILDHLNLKGQACSVCDQRHLNLCSLMWHTLSHLGISVFSCSVCANSFVDWHLLEKHMAVHQSLEDALFHCHLCSQSFKSEAAYRYHVSQHKCNSGLDTRPGFGLQNPALQKRKLPAEEFLSEELVLQGQPGNSKYSCKVCGKRFAHTSEFNYHRRIHTGEKPYQCKVCHKFFRGRSTIKCHLKTHSGALMYRCTVCGHYSSTLNLMSKHVGVHKGSLPPDFTIEQTFMYIIHSKEAEKNPDS
- the GPR182 gene encoding G-protein coupled receptor 182 yields the protein MSATSGPSVVPTRDVGEIYNWTELLHFFNHTLPECHMELNENTKRVALFVLYLAIFVVGLVENLLVICVNWRGSARAGLLRLYVLNMAIADLGIILSLPVWMLEATLDYTWLWGSFSCRFTHYFYYANMYSSIFFLVCLSVDRYVTLTNASPSWQRHQHRGRRAVCAGVWVLSALIPLPEVVHIRLVDSFEPMCLFMAPFETYSTWAVVVALSTTILGFLLPLPLIAIFNVLTARRLRQTGQPEGRRHCLLVCAYIAVFVICWLPYHLTLLLLTLHGTHISLHCYLAHLLYFFYDIIDCFSMLHCVVNPILYNFLSPSFRGRLLNAVVHYLPKVQAREGRHASSSSSSSTQHSIIITKEGIQAPAAGPHHHPSLNFQAANTPPTSAPQSLVAS